From Pseudomonas sp. StFLB209, a single genomic window includes:
- a CDS encoding OprD family porin — MNAKQWSAIALAVSAAASQLAHAETIEDQAEAKGFVEGSSLSVLARNQYFNRDRQDGATDNRDWTQGFIGNYSSGFTEGTIGVGIDAFGHFALKLDAQEGDSGTGNLPLDRNGKAEDSFGSAGAAVKLRLSKTQLRYGNMQPTAPVFAVGGTRLLPQTATGFELKSSEIEGLDLEAGRYTSTNSNVTTNQDHDIYALYANVTARKATFAGAVYQLTPNWTASLYGAQFEDVWNQYYANTNYVLALSGDQSLTFDANLYRTLDEGQAKAGSINNTTASLSATYAFLSAHSITLSAQKVHGDTPFDYLAVGNNGNGEGGDSIFLANSIQWSDFNGPNEKSFGIRYNLDMATYGVPGLSFMARHVRGYDVDGSKVSADSAYAGLYGDDGKHNETDIEAKYVVQTGPAKDLSFRIRQAFHRANSDQGEGDLSEFRLIVDYPISVL; from the coding sequence ATGAATGCAAAACAATGGAGCGCCATCGCACTGGCTGTTTCGGCCGCCGCGAGCCAGCTGGCTCACGCAGAAACAATCGAAGACCAGGCCGAGGCCAAAGGATTCGTCGAAGGCAGCAGCCTCTCGGTACTGGCTCGTAACCAGTACTTCAACCGTGACCGTCAGGATGGCGCCACCGACAACCGCGACTGGACCCAGGGGTTCATCGGCAACTACAGCTCCGGTTTCACCGAGGGCACCATTGGCGTGGGTATCGATGCCTTCGGCCACTTCGCCCTCAAGCTCGATGCCCAGGAAGGAGACAGCGGCACCGGCAACCTGCCACTGGACCGCAACGGCAAGGCTGAAGACAGTTTTGGTAGCGCCGGTGCCGCCGTAAAACTGCGCCTGTCCAAGACCCAGTTGCGCTACGGCAATATGCAACCCACCGCGCCGGTGTTCGCTGTGGGCGGCACCCGCCTGCTGCCACAGACCGCCACCGGGTTCGAACTCAAAAGCAGCGAAATCGAAGGGCTGGATCTGGAAGCCGGCCGTTACACCAGCACCAACAGTAACGTGACCACCAACCAAGACCACGACATCTACGCGTTGTACGCCAATGTCACGGCGCGCAAAGCCACCTTCGCCGGCGCGGTCTACCAGCTCACGCCGAACTGGACCGCCAGCCTGTACGGTGCGCAGTTCGAAGATGTATGGAACCAGTACTACGCCAACACCAACTATGTGCTGGCGTTGTCCGGTGACCAGTCGCTGACCTTCGACGCCAACCTGTACCGCACCCTGGATGAGGGCCAGGCCAAAGCCGGCTCGATCAACAACACCACCGCATCGCTGTCGGCGACCTATGCGTTCCTGAGCGCCCATTCGATCACCCTGAGCGCCCAGAAAGTCCATGGCGACACGCCGTTCGACTATCTGGCCGTCGGCAATAACGGTAACGGCGAAGGTGGCGACTCGATCTTCCTCGCCAACTCGATCCAGTGGTCGGACTTCAACGGCCCGAACGAGAAATCCTTTGGCATTCGCTACAACCTCGACATGGCGACTTACGGCGTGCCCGGCCTGAGCTTCATGGCGCGGCATGTGCGCGGCTATGACGTCGATGGCAGCAAGGTCTCGGCCGACAGCGCTTACGCGGGTTTGTACGGTGACGACGGCAAGCACAACGAAACCGATATCGAAGCCAAGTACGTGGTCCAGACCGGCCCGGCCAAGGATCTGTCGTTTCGTATCCGCCAGGCCTTCCACCGCGCCAACAGCGACCAGGGTGAAGGTGACCTGTCCGAGTTCCGCCTGATCGTTGACTACCCTATCAGCGTTCTCTAA
- the nirB gene encoding nitrite reductase large subunit NirB — protein sequence MNTTVLPHNDVQTLIVVGNGMVGHHCVEQLIAGGALERYRIHVFGEEQQRAYDRVHLSEYFSGRDAESLAMSDAALYEQPGLTLHLGVPVLEIDRVRREVITAQGSFAYDKLVLATGSYPFVPPIEGASGHSKLVYRTLDDLDTIRAAANQARRGVVVGGGLLGLEAANALKSLGLEAHVVEFAPRLMPVQLDELGGAALKARIEALGVGVHLSRATQSISAGNQYRYRMNFAGDEFLETDLIVFSAGIRPQDALARQCELDLGPRGGVAIDEHCRTSDADIFAIGECASWNGSVFGLVAPGYQMARSVAAQLCEQDAESFFGADMSTKLKLLGVDVGSIGDAHGALAGAVSYRYIDEATASYRRLVVSADRKHVLGAVLVGDNSYYDTLLQYAQNGIALPEDPASLILPHSEGAPALGADALPATATICSCHNVSKGSICAAIDEGCTDLAGIKACTKAATGCGGCAALLKQVFEHELIARGVSVDKSLCEHFAYTRQELYSIVRVENIESFEELLHRHGKGEHGCDICKPAVGSILASCWNRPITDPLLIPLQDTNDTFMANMQKNGTYSVVPRIPGGEITPDGLIAIGAVAKKYDLYTKITGGQRIDLFGAQLHELPEIWGELIEAGFETGHAYGKSTRTVKSCVGSTWCRYGVQDSVAMALRIEDRYKGLRSPHKLKFAVSGCTRECAEAQSKDVGIIATENGWNLYVSGNGGMRPRHAELFATDLDDETLIRYIDRFLMLYIRTADKLQRTSVWRESLEGGLDYLKAVIIDDSLGLAAELESQMQLVVDRYECEWANALKDPEKLKRFRTFVNDKRSDPDVHFVREREQRRPARADELKLIPLFKEVV from the coding sequence ATGAACACCACAGTCTTGCCTCACAACGATGTACAAACCCTGATCGTCGTCGGTAACGGCATGGTCGGTCATCATTGCGTCGAGCAGTTGATTGCGGGCGGTGCCCTTGAGCGCTATCGCATCCATGTCTTCGGTGAGGAGCAGCAGCGCGCCTATGACCGCGTGCATCTGTCCGAATACTTCAGCGGCCGCGATGCCGAATCGCTGGCGATGAGCGACGCTGCCCTCTACGAGCAACCCGGCCTCACCTTACACCTCGGTGTCCCGGTGCTGGAAATTGACCGCGTGCGCCGTGAGGTGATCACCGCCCAGGGCAGTTTCGCTTACGACAAACTGGTACTGGCCACCGGCTCTTATCCATTTGTACCGCCGATCGAAGGCGCCAGCGGTCACTCGAAACTGGTGTACCGCACCCTGGACGACCTGGACACCATTCGCGCCGCCGCCAATCAGGCGCGGCGCGGCGTGGTGGTCGGCGGCGGCCTGCTCGGTCTGGAAGCTGCCAACGCCCTCAAATCCCTGGGTCTGGAAGCCCACGTGGTGGAATTCGCGCCACGCCTGATGCCGGTGCAGCTTGACGAGCTCGGTGGCGCGGCGCTCAAGGCGCGCATCGAAGCGCTGGGCGTTGGTGTGCATCTGTCACGCGCCACCCAATCAATCAGCGCCGGCAACCAATACCGCTACCGGATGAACTTTGCAGGCGACGAGTTTCTGGAAACCGACCTGATTGTGTTCTCCGCCGGTATCCGCCCGCAGGATGCCCTGGCCCGCCAATGCGAACTGGACCTGGGCCCGCGTGGCGGCGTAGCGATCGACGAACATTGCCGCACCAGCGATGCCGATATCTTCGCCATCGGTGAATGTGCCTCTTGGAACGGCAGCGTGTTCGGTCTGGTTGCGCCGGGTTATCAAATGGCCCGCAGCGTCGCCGCGCAGTTGTGCGAGCAGGATGCCGAGTCGTTCTTCGGCGCCGATATGTCGACCAAGCTCAAATTGCTGGGCGTGGACGTCGGCTCGATCGGCGACGCCCATGGCGCACTGGCCGGGGCAGTGAGCTACCGCTATATCGATGAAGCCACCGCCAGCTATCGTCGGCTGGTGGTGTCCGCCGACCGCAAGCACGTGCTCGGTGCGGTACTGGTCGGCGACAACAGCTACTACGACACCCTGCTGCAATATGCACAGAACGGCATCGCCCTGCCTGAAGACCCGGCCAGCCTGATCCTGCCGCACAGTGAAGGCGCGCCGGCGCTCGGTGCCGATGCGCTGCCCGCCACCGCGACCATCTGTTCCTGCCACAACGTCAGCAAGGGCTCGATCTGCGCGGCCATCGACGAAGGCTGCACTGACCTGGCCGGCATCAAGGCCTGCACCAAGGCCGCTACCGGCTGCGGCGGCTGTGCGGCCTTGCTCAAGCAGGTCTTCGAGCATGAGCTGATTGCCCGCGGTGTCAGTGTCGACAAGAGCCTGTGCGAGCATTTCGCCTATACCCGCCAGGAGCTGTACTCGATCGTGCGGGTGGAGAACATCGAGAGTTTCGAAGAACTGCTGCATCGCCATGGCAAGGGTGAACACGGCTGCGACATCTGCAAGCCGGCAGTCGGCTCGATCCTGGCGTCATGCTGGAACCGGCCGATCACCGACCCGCTGCTGATTCCGCTGCAGGACACCAACGACACCTTTATGGCCAACATGCAGAAGAACGGCACCTACTCGGTGGTGCCGCGTATTCCCGGTGGCGAAATCACCCCGGACGGCCTGATCGCCATCGGCGCGGTGGCCAAAAAATATGACCTGTACACCAAGATCACCGGTGGTCAGCGGATCGACCTGTTTGGTGCGCAGTTGCACGAATTGCCAGAGATCTGGGGCGAACTGATTGAGGCCGGTTTCGAGACCGGGCATGCCTACGGCAAGTCGACCCGCACGGTGAAATCCTGCGTGGGTAGCACTTGGTGCCGCTACGGCGTGCAGGACAGCGTGGCCATGGCGTTGCGCATCGAGGATCGTTACAAGGGCCTGCGCTCACCGCACAAGCTCAAGTTTGCGGTGTCGGGCTGCACCCGTGAATGCGCCGAGGCGCAGAGCAAGGACGTCGGGATCATCGCCACCGAGAACGGCTGGAACCTGTATGTCTCCGGCAACGGCGGGATGCGTCCACGGCATGCCGAACTGTTCGCCACCGATCTGGATGACGAGACCCTGATCCGTTATATCGACCGCTTCCTGATGCTCTACATACGCACCGCCGACAAGCTGCAACGCACCTCGGTATGGCGCGAATCGCTCGAAGGCGGCCTGGATTATCTCAAGGCGGTGATCATCGATGACAGCCTGGGCCTGGCGGCCGAGCTGGAATCGCAGATGCAACTGGTCGTCGACCGGTACGAATGCGAGTGGGCCAATGCCCTGAAGGACCCGGAAAAACTCAAGCGTTTCCGTACCTTCGTCAACGACAAGCGCAGCGACCCGGATGTGCATTTCGTGCGTGAACGTGAACAGCGCCGCCCGGCGCGAGCCGATGAACTCAAGCTGATTCCCCTGTTCAAGGAGGTGGTGTAA
- the nirD gene encoding nitrite reductase small subunit NirD produces MSQTNVAFAERPQATATLHWHNLCQHQDLVANSGVVAWINDCQVALFYLPGNEQPLYAVGNRDPKSGANVIGRGLLGKLGDDLVIASPLYKQHFRLQDGSCLEYPEQRLDVWPVRINGSQVEIGLPG; encoded by the coding sequence ATGAGCCAAACCAACGTGGCATTTGCCGAACGCCCCCAAGCCACGGCGACCTTGCACTGGCATAACCTCTGCCAGCATCAGGACCTGGTCGCCAACTCTGGCGTAGTGGCCTGGATCAATGATTGCCAAGTGGCGCTGTTCTATTTGCCTGGCAATGAACAGCCATTGTACGCCGTGGGCAACCGCGACCCGAAATCCGGGGCCAACGTGATCGGCCGTGGCCTGCTTGGCAAACTGGGCGACGACCTGGTCATTGCCTCGCCGCTGTATAAGCAGCACTTTCGCCTGCAAGACGGCAGTTGCCTGGAGTACCCCGAGCAGCGGCTGGATGTCTGGCCGGTACGAATAAATGGCAGCCAGGTAGAGATCGGCCTGCCAGGCTGA
- a CDS encoding sensor histidine kinase produces the protein MRIRLLRTTAFRLTVTYAIALSLGALLLNGLIYWQVASYMSRQGDQTILGEMRQLSYLPVESLPDEITRLQEGDLRGVVTYGLFSPQRQHVHGTMQTPPQELVLDGKPHDWDDSGFADGAKFVARQLPNGQILVVGFEAKTLASLRNILLRYLGWSACLILIAGLLFAVLLGLGPLRRMRKVQAASRRIAEGDFTQRLPISRRGDELDMLSSLVNRMVGEVGRLLDEVKSLEDNAAHDLRTPLNKLRAQLHRALIEYDQAPAEVLKVRLEKSLDAADVLLGRFRALQRIAEIDARSRRAGMTTLMVGPLLAQLFEDYQPVAEEAGIELQLNVEQVPPLLADRELLAEALMNVLDNALKFTPAGGQIRLNLLRSEQGTRIEVEDNGPGITPDQHQAVLQRFARGRQEPRASGSGLGLAIVAAVARTHGYQLLLEDAQPGLRVVLQSR, from the coding sequence GTGCGGATCCGCTTGTTGCGTACCACGGCATTCCGGCTGACCGTCACCTATGCGATCGCCTTGTCGCTGGGAGCCTTGTTGCTCAATGGTCTGATCTATTGGCAGGTGGCCAGCTACATGTCGCGCCAGGGCGACCAGACCATCCTTGGTGAAATGCGCCAACTGTCGTACCTCCCGGTCGAGTCCCTGCCTGACGAAATCACCCGCTTGCAAGAGGGCGACCTGCGCGGGGTCGTGACCTATGGCTTGTTCAGCCCACAGAGGCAACATGTGCATGGCACGATGCAGACGCCGCCACAAGAGCTTGTACTGGACGGCAAACCGCATGACTGGGACGATTCGGGGTTTGCTGACGGAGCCAAGTTCGTGGCCCGGCAATTGCCAAATGGCCAGATTCTGGTGGTCGGTTTCGAGGCCAAGACCTTGGCAAGCCTGCGTAACATCCTGTTGCGCTATCTGGGCTGGAGCGCCTGCCTGATCCTGATCGCCGGGCTGCTGTTTGCCGTACTGCTGGGCTTGGGCCCACTGCGCAGGATGCGCAAGGTCCAGGCTGCCAGCCGCAGAATCGCCGAGGGCGATTTTACCCAACGGCTGCCCATCAGCCGGCGCGGCGATGAGCTGGACATGCTCTCGTCACTGGTCAACCGGATGGTGGGTGAGGTCGGGCGCTTGCTCGATGAGGTCAAGAGCCTCGAAGACAACGCGGCACATGACTTGCGCACACCGCTGAACAAGCTTCGGGCGCAGTTGCATCGCGCCTTGATCGAATACGACCAGGCGCCCGCAGAGGTGCTTAAAGTGCGTCTGGAGAAATCCCTGGACGCCGCCGATGTGTTGCTTGGCCGGTTTCGGGCATTGCAACGTATCGCGGAAATCGACGCACGTTCGCGCCGCGCAGGCATGACCACCCTGATGGTGGGACCGTTACTGGCGCAATTGTTTGAAGACTATCAGCCAGTGGCTGAAGAGGCGGGCATTGAGCTGCAGTTGAATGTCGAGCAGGTTCCGCCGTTGCTGGCGGATCGCGAGCTGCTGGCCGAAGCCCTGATGAACGTGCTGGACAACGCGTTGAAGTTCACCCCTGCGGGCGGGCAGATTCGTCTGAATCTGCTGCGCAGTGAGCAGGGCACACGAATAGAGGTTGAAGACAATGGTCCGGGTATCACCCCGGACCAGCATCAGGCTGTTTTGCAACGCTTTGCCCGTGGCCGGCAGGAGCCCAGAGCCAGTGGCAGCGGGCTGGGGCTGGCCATCGTTGCTGCCGTGGCCAGAACCCATGGCTATCAGTTGCTGCTGGAAGACGCGCAGCCGGGGCTGCGCGTGGTGTTGCAGAGTCGCTGA
- a CDS encoding DNA topoisomerase III — protein sequence MRLFLCEKPSQAKDIAAVLGATRRGEGCLVGPNATVTWCIGHLLETAPPDAYDARYKRWALQDLPIVPGTWKMQVKPKTASQYKAVKRLLSEARELVIATDADREGEMIARELVEHCRYRGPIQRLWLSALDDASIRKALAALKPGAATFSLYHSALGRSRADWLIGMNMSRLFTLLGRQSGYQGVLPVGRVQTPTLRLVVDRDRSIADFVPVPYWAIEVGLRHAGQDFTAQWRAPADACDEQDRCLNQPLAQQAARDMQQSGQATAISVRTERIREAAPLPFDLGTLQEICSKKLGLGAQETLDIAQSLYETHKLITYPRSDCGYLPNSQHGEAAGIIAALTAADPSLQALRGHLDPARRSRAWNDAKVSAHHGIIPTAATRAFERLSGKPRAVYSLIRARYLAQFLPNHEYDRTQADFDCAGHALRAVGKCIIEAGWKRALPEALTPAKGREAAPPQALPALHKGCVCPVTAVQLKDLWTQPPKPYTEGDLIKAMKNVARLVEDPLLKQKLKETTGIGTEATRAGIIQGLLDRGYLSKNGKALSATPPAFSLIDNVPRAIADPGTTAIWEQALDMVQNGEMSLEEFVAKQAAWMSKQVERYQGLRLNLQGMPAPAGAAPWKKSRKGSGKGTTKRKSSNVSRPAQAEGTTAVRRKPATSRKPRSPR from the coding sequence ATGCGCCTGTTTCTCTGCGAAAAGCCCTCTCAAGCCAAGGATATCGCCGCCGTGCTCGGCGCCACCCGACGTGGCGAAGGCTGTCTGGTCGGTCCCAATGCCACAGTCACCTGGTGTATCGGCCATCTGCTGGAAACCGCCCCGCCCGACGCCTACGACGCCCGCTACAAACGCTGGGCTCTGCAAGACCTGCCGATTGTCCCCGGCACCTGGAAAATGCAGGTTAAACCCAAGACAGCCAGCCAGTACAAGGCCGTCAAGCGCTTGCTGAGCGAAGCCCGTGAGCTGGTGATCGCCACCGACGCCGACCGTGAAGGCGAGATGATCGCCCGTGAGCTGGTCGAACACTGTCGTTATCGCGGGCCGATTCAGCGCTTATGGCTGTCGGCACTCGATGATGCCTCAATCCGCAAGGCGCTTGCAGCGCTCAAGCCCGGTGCTGCCACGTTCAGTCTTTACCACTCGGCACTGGGCCGCTCGCGCGCCGACTGGTTGATCGGCATGAACATGAGCCGGCTGTTTACTTTGCTCGGTCGGCAATCGGGCTACCAGGGCGTATTGCCCGTCGGTCGGGTCCAGACCCCTACCCTGCGCCTTGTCGTCGACCGTGACCGCAGCATCGCCGACTTCGTGCCGGTGCCTTATTGGGCGATTGAGGTCGGTCTGCGCCACGCCGGCCAGGATTTTACCGCCCAGTGGCGCGCCCCGGCCGATGCCTGCGACGAGCAGGACCGCTGCCTGAACCAGCCGTTGGCGCAACAGGCCGCGCGAGACATGCAGCAGTCTGGCCAGGCGACCGCCATCAGTGTGCGCACCGAGCGTATCCGCGAGGCGGCCCCGCTGCCGTTCGACCTCGGCACCTTGCAGGAGATCTGCTCAAAAAAACTCGGTCTCGGCGCCCAGGAAACCCTGGACATCGCCCAGTCGCTGTATGAAACCCACAAGCTGATCACCTACCCGCGCAGCGACTGCGGCTACCTGCCCAACAGTCAGCATGGCGAGGCCGCCGGGATCATTGCCGCCCTGACGGCTGCCGACCCGTCGCTGCAGGCCTTGCGCGGCCATCTGGACCCGGCACGCCGCTCACGGGCCTGGAATGATGCAAAAGTCAGTGCTCACCACGGCATCATTCCCACCGCTGCCACCCGCGCCTTTGAGCGCCTCAGTGGCAAGCCACGGGCGGTGTACAGCCTGATCCGTGCCCGTTACCTGGCGCAGTTCCTGCCCAACCACGAATACGACCGCACCCAGGCCGACTTCGATTGTGCCGGCCATGCGCTGCGCGCGGTCGGCAAGTGCATCATCGAGGCCGGCTGGAAACGCGCCCTGCCCGAAGCCCTGACCCCGGCCAAAGGTCGCGAGGCCGCGCCGCCCCAGGCCTTGCCGGCGTTGCACAAAGGCTGTGTCTGCCCGGTCACCGCCGTGCAGCTCAAGGACCTGTGGACCCAGCCGCCCAAGCCCTACACCGAGGGCGATCTGATCAAGGCGATGAAAAACGTCGCCCGCCTGGTGGAAGACCCGCTGCTCAAACAAAAGCTCAAGGAAACCACCGGCATTGGCACCGAAGCAACCCGCGCCGGAATCATTCAGGGCCTGCTCGACCGCGGTTACCTGAGCAAGAACGGCAAGGCGCTGTCGGCCACGCCACCGGCCTTCAGCCTGATCGACAATGTGCCAAGGGCCATCGCCGACCCCGGCACCACGGCAATCTGGGAGCAGGCTCTCGACATGGTCCAGAACGGCGAAATGAGCCTGGAAGAATTCGTCGCCAAGCAGGCCGCCTGGATGAGCAAGCAGGTCGAGCGTTACCAGGGCCTGCGCCTGAACCTGCAAGGCATGCCCGCGCCGGCTGGCGCCGCGCCGTGGAAGAAATCGCGCAAAGGCAGCGGCAAAGGCACCACCAAACGCAAGAGCAGCAACGTGTCGCGCCCCGCCCAGGCTGAAGGTACAACAGCGGTGCGGCGCAAACCTGCCACCTCGCGCAAACCGCGTAGCCCCCGTTGA
- a CDS encoding response regulator transcription factor, with protein sequence MRKVLCIEDDHDTAQEIASELRRVGFVVECADDGLRGLELALAGGFDAITLDRMLPGLDGLQVITRLRAAGVQTPVLMISALTDVDDRIRGLRAGGDDYLVKPFVSEEMATRIHVLLRRHIDPLERETLLQVADLSLDLLSRELICGEQRINLSPIEFKLLEFLMRNAGSVVTRALIFETVWGYHFDPGTKLIDVHLTRLRRKLDAVGCQVVVNALRGSGFVLVDTGVN encoded by the coding sequence ATGCGAAAGGTCTTGTGCATTGAAGACGACCACGACACCGCTCAGGAAATCGCCTCGGAATTACGCCGTGTCGGCTTTGTCGTCGAGTGCGCCGATGACGGCCTGCGGGGCCTGGAACTGGCGCTTGCTGGCGGGTTTGACGCGATCACTCTTGACCGTATGCTGCCGGGGCTCGATGGCCTGCAGGTGATTACCCGGTTACGGGCCGCCGGCGTGCAGACTCCGGTCTTGATGATCAGCGCCCTGACCGATGTCGACGACCGGATTCGCGGCCTGCGGGCCGGGGGTGATGACTATCTGGTCAAACCGTTCGTTTCCGAAGAAATGGCGACCCGTATCCATGTGCTGCTGCGCCGGCACATCGATCCACTGGAGCGCGAAACCCTGTTGCAGGTCGCTGACCTCAGTCTCGATCTGCTGAGCCGTGAACTGATATGTGGCGAGCAGCGTATTAACCTGTCGCCCATCGAGTTCAAGCTGCTGGAGTTTCTGATGCGCAACGCCGGCTCCGTGGTCACCCGTGCATTGATTTTCGAAACGGTATGGGGCTACCACTTCGATCCGGGCACCAAACTGATCGACGTGCACCTCACCCGGCTACGCCGCAAGCTGGATGCCGTGGGCTGTCAGGTGGTGGTAAACGCCTTGCGCGGCTCGGGGTTTGTGCTGGTCGACACCGGAGTCAATTGA
- a CDS encoding OprD family porin: MQIKYLSYIALAVSAALSQSAMGALVDDQAQAKGLLEDSSLNVHLRNYYFNRDAKQGERDNRDWSQGAIAHYNSGFTQGTVGVGVDAWGQLGLKLDGQSRYAGTGNLPVDRHGHPDRSSASAGASIKMRAGQTQLRYGNMQTEAPVFATSHSRLLPQTATGFSLQSSDLDNLDLDFGHYTATNSGVTTNGRHTIHANNAGVRSGSATFAGATWQLSPEWSSTLYGARLDDVWNQYYFNNNYVLGLSGSDKLEFDANLYRTLDQGHAKAGAINNTAWSMAGTYSFNSAHALTLSYQKIHGNTPFDLIGTGNNRSGEGGSSINLANAAQFSDFNGPNERSWGLTYKLDMAPLGVPGLSFTTRHMRGTGIDGSKTPYNSAYAGLYGENGRHHETNFETRYIVQSGAAKDLSVRLRQAFHRANLDQGEKNVNEVRLILDYPLNLI, from the coding sequence ATGCAAATAAAATACCTGAGCTATATTGCTTTGGCGGTCTCGGCTGCCCTGAGCCAGAGCGCAATGGGCGCACTGGTGGATGACCAGGCACAGGCCAAGGGCTTGCTCGAAGACAGCAGCCTCAATGTGCACCTGCGCAACTATTACTTCAACCGTGATGCCAAACAAGGCGAGCGCGATAACCGCGACTGGAGTCAGGGCGCAATCGCCCATTACAACTCGGGCTTTACTCAGGGCACGGTCGGTGTGGGGGTCGACGCCTGGGGCCAACTGGGCCTGAAGCTCGACGGCCAGAGCCGCTACGCCGGCACCGGCAACCTGCCGGTCGACCGCCACGGCCACCCGGACCGCAGCTCCGCCAGCGCAGGCGCAAGTATCAAGATGCGTGCCGGCCAGACCCAACTGCGTTACGGCAACATGCAAACCGAGGCTCCGGTATTTGCCACCAGCCACTCTCGCCTGCTGCCACAAACCGCTACCGGCTTCAGCCTGCAAAGCAGTGACCTGGATAACCTTGACCTCGACTTCGGACATTACACCGCGACCAATAGCGGCGTGACCACCAACGGCCGACATACCATCCACGCCAATAACGCCGGGGTCAGATCGGGCAGTGCCACATTTGCCGGTGCCACCTGGCAACTCAGCCCGGAGTGGAGCAGCACCTTGTATGGTGCCCGTCTGGATGATGTCTGGAACCAGTACTACTTCAATAACAACTATGTGCTCGGGCTCAGTGGCTCAGATAAGCTGGAGTTCGATGCCAACCTGTATCGCACGCTGGATCAGGGCCACGCCAAGGCTGGAGCCATCAATAACACCGCCTGGTCGATGGCCGGCACTTATTCATTCAATAGTGCCCATGCGCTGACATTGTCTTATCAGAAAATTCACGGCAACACGCCGTTTGATCTGATCGGCACGGGCAATAACCGCTCGGGTGAAGGCGGCAGCTCGATCAACCTGGCCAACGCCGCACAGTTCTCGGACTTCAACGGCCCGAACGAACGCTCGTGGGGGCTCACGTATAAACTGGACATGGCACCGTTGGGTGTACCGGGCCTGAGCTTCACGACCCGGCACATGCGCGGAACTGGCATTGATGGCAGCAAGACCCCGTATAACAGCGCCTACGCTGGCCTGTACGGAGAAAACGGTCGCCATCACGAAACCAACTTCGAAACCCGCTATATCGTCCAGAGTGGCGCAGCAAAAGACCTGTCAGTACGCCTGCGCCAGGCCTTCCATCGCGCCAACCTCGATCAGGGAGAGAAGAACGTCAATGAAGTACGGCTGATTCTCGACTACCCGCTGAACCTGATCTGA